Proteins co-encoded in one Arthrobacter alpinus genomic window:
- a CDS encoding glycoside hydrolase family 16 protein, with protein MEKTSDQSRLGQGKVVGRRAFVGAAGMVALAGVTASKAVASPSGTSIQDGAKLVWSEHFDGEALNQDLWEYELGNIRGNEQEHYSSSQENVRVKDGQLVIAVTDRPVEDQYRNTARHGTKARLVKYNSGSIRTHAKKDFLYGKLEIRARLPKGKGAFPAIWMLGHEFHLDGRIATSQGTGWPSCGELDVVELIGAPTANRASQGEIASSGVSNRKIYGTPHFAYSRGDADGDGSYSPQTLGGAAVIGSDFNDGFHVFGINRTPEKLEWLLDGQVYKTLVFTDPDPVENERRKAAAAGMLRPMYLQINLATGGNWAGDAGDYLAQDGAELVVDWIQYSQTDAQKASDQAYYAALPVISGVADIAIRQGQQVNLAEHVSVNRAGYEVVWSANDTPMFVNGGVTGGRNEVHVVASSKGSAQTTADLPVGVYSVYYTALPVGTDLGAAYKLAPTIPARRAKATLAVLPAAGLTGNPHAAVASVKVPTGWTFSKPSQKLNREISFDATFVNPLDVRVPSAKRLPVHFSIPRDAITW; from the coding sequence ATGGAAAAAACATCTGATCAGTCGAGACTTGGCCAAGGGAAGGTCGTTGGGCGCCGCGCGTTTGTTGGCGCTGCCGGCATGGTCGCCCTTGCTGGCGTTACCGCCTCCAAGGCAGTAGCGAGTCCCTCCGGAACGAGCATCCAAGACGGCGCCAAACTTGTTTGGAGCGAACATTTTGACGGCGAGGCACTCAATCAAGACCTCTGGGAGTACGAGCTCGGAAACATCCGTGGCAATGAGCAGGAGCACTACTCGAGCAGCCAAGAAAACGTCCGGGTCAAGGACGGTCAGCTAGTTATTGCCGTTACCGACAGGCCCGTGGAAGATCAGTATCGCAATACCGCCAGGCACGGTACAAAAGCGCGCCTGGTCAAGTACAACTCAGGCAGCATCCGAACCCACGCCAAGAAAGACTTCCTCTACGGAAAGCTCGAGATCCGGGCCCGCCTCCCCAAAGGCAAAGGTGCATTCCCTGCCATTTGGATGCTGGGACACGAGTTCCATCTTGACGGACGCATCGCCACTTCGCAGGGGACAGGCTGGCCAAGCTGTGGGGAGCTGGACGTTGTGGAATTGATTGGAGCCCCAACTGCCAACAGGGCCAGCCAAGGCGAAATCGCCTCCTCAGGCGTGAGCAATCGCAAAATCTATGGCACCCCGCACTTCGCCTACAGTCGGGGTGATGCTGACGGAGACGGCAGTTACAGCCCCCAAACATTGGGTGGAGCGGCCGTGATTGGCTCGGATTTCAACGACGGCTTCCATGTGTTCGGAATTAACCGGACGCCGGAGAAGCTCGAGTGGCTTCTTGATGGGCAGGTATACAAGACCCTTGTCTTCACCGACCCTGACCCAGTGGAAAACGAGCGTCGGAAAGCTGCAGCGGCGGGCATGCTCCGCCCCATGTACCTGCAAATAAACCTCGCCACAGGAGGCAACTGGGCTGGCGACGCCGGTGACTACTTGGCCCAGGACGGGGCAGAATTGGTCGTTGACTGGATACAGTACTCACAAACTGACGCGCAGAAGGCATCCGATCAGGCCTACTATGCCGCACTTCCTGTTATCAGCGGCGTAGCTGATATTGCCATCCGTCAGGGGCAGCAGGTGAACCTCGCCGAACATGTGTCCGTTAACCGGGCCGGATACGAGGTTGTCTGGTCAGCCAATGACACCCCCATGTTCGTCAATGGAGGCGTCACGGGTGGGCGGAATGAGGTTCACGTTGTTGCCAGCAGCAAGGGCTCAGCGCAGACCACAGCAGACTTGCCCGTCGGTGTGTACTCGGTCTACTACACTGCTCTTCCCGTTGGCACAGATTTGGGTGCAGCCTACAAGTTGGCGCCAACCATTCCCGCCAGACGCGCAAAGGCAACTCTTGCAGTTCTGCCGGCTGCTGGTCTAACTGGTAACCCACACGCCGCTGTTGCCAGTGTCAAAGTGCCGACTGGCTGGACTTTCAGCAAGCCGTCCCAGAAATTGAATCGCGAAATCAGTTTCGATGCGACGTTCGTGAACCCACTGGATGTCAGAGTTCCGTCGGCAAAACGCCTGCCCGTGCACTTCTCCATCCCGAGGGATGCCATCACCTGGTGA
- a CDS encoding aldose 1-epimerase family protein: MNEHWSISGQQINLRHGGYSAVIASVGASLRSLTSHGRNLVVPFDADQLRPLYRGATLAPWPNRVVDGRYSFAGTEYQLPINEVARGHALHGLVVWQDWNVDSQSESTATLSTSVVPQDGYPFHVALVLDLVLDAEGLHTTLTASNLGEQPAPYGCAPHPYLTAGAGTIDDWQLLLPAANVLEITPDRLIPTHTTSVEAHPQFDFRRSRKIGDVEIDHAFTDLLRTDDGVAQVRLEASDGGGTVMSWDASCPWVQIHTADRPEKQNHRIGLAVEPMTCPPDAFNSQLDLIVLPAGESHSAQWSIRSL; encoded by the coding sequence GTGAACGAACACTGGAGCATCTCGGGCCAACAAATCAATCTTCGTCACGGCGGGTACTCGGCAGTCATTGCCAGCGTGGGTGCCTCATTGCGGTCTCTAACTTCTCATGGCCGCAACCTGGTGGTCCCCTTCGACGCAGACCAGTTGCGCCCCCTGTACCGGGGCGCAACGTTGGCCCCCTGGCCCAATCGTGTTGTTGACGGCAGGTATTCCTTCGCGGGCACAGAGTATCAACTGCCCATCAATGAGGTGGCCCGTGGCCATGCCCTGCATGGGCTGGTCGTGTGGCAGGACTGGAACGTTGATTCTCAGAGCGAGTCGACCGCAACGTTGTCCACCTCCGTCGTGCCTCAGGACGGCTATCCGTTCCACGTAGCTCTGGTTCTGGACCTTGTCCTAGACGCTGAAGGATTACACACCACGTTGACGGCTAGCAACCTTGGCGAGCAACCGGCCCCGTACGGTTGCGCACCGCACCCCTACCTCACCGCCGGTGCTGGAACGATTGATGACTGGCAGTTGCTGCTGCCTGCCGCCAACGTCCTTGAAATCACCCCTGACAGGCTGATCCCCACGCACACCACCTCGGTGGAGGCGCACCCGCAGTTCGATTTTCGCCGGTCACGGAAAATCGGTGATGTGGAGATCGATCATGCCTTCACGGATCTGCTTCGAACGGACGACGGCGTAGCCCAAGTCCGCCTTGAAGCCTCCGATGGCGGTGGCACAGTCATGAGCTGGGATGCTAGCTGCCCCTGGGTCCAAATACACACAGCAGATCGTCCCGAGAAGCAAAACCATCGCATCGGGTTGGCTGTGGAACCCATGACCTGCCCTCCGGATGCTTTCAACTCGCAGCTTGACCTCATCGTTTTGCCTGCCGGGGAAAGCCACAGCGCCCAGTGGAGCATCCGGTCCCTGTAA
- a CDS encoding carbohydrate ABC transporter permease encodes MSTQTKIRASRAPKATRAQNQRTSALTIGTSKGWTGGAITALILLALMWVLPILWGVTTSLKSEKDAAGPPLSAPSEGWTLDAYIQVLTKGEIPRWMFNSFFVAVAVTVLTVAISALAAYGFSRTEFRGRKWLFALTIASIMVPGQILIVPLFQQMNSMRLTDTFAGIILPQIVAPMMVFIMKNFFDTIPKELEEAARIDGAGRMRIFMTIIVPLSRPILMAVSIFVFIGAWNNFLWPFIVTNNPDLLTLPVGLATVKNAYGVQYAQSMASAILAALPLMVVFALFQRQIVKGFATSGMGGQ; translated from the coding sequence ATGAGCACACAAACCAAAATTCGTGCAAGCCGCGCCCCAAAGGCGACGCGCGCCCAAAATCAGCGAACCAGCGCCTTGACAATCGGGACGAGCAAGGGGTGGACAGGTGGAGCCATTACCGCCTTGATCCTTTTAGCCCTGATGTGGGTGCTCCCCATATTGTGGGGTGTGACAACCTCATTGAAATCCGAGAAGGATGCTGCCGGTCCGCCCCTATCGGCGCCATCTGAGGGTTGGACCCTGGATGCGTACATCCAGGTGCTGACGAAGGGTGAAATTCCGCGCTGGATGTTCAACAGCTTTTTCGTGGCGGTTGCCGTCACAGTGCTGACGGTGGCAATTTCAGCCTTGGCCGCCTACGGGTTCTCCCGCACGGAGTTCCGTGGCCGCAAGTGGCTGTTTGCATTGACCATCGCCTCCATTATGGTGCCGGGCCAGATTCTCATTGTTCCCTTGTTCCAGCAGATGAACTCCATGCGGTTGACTGACACGTTTGCCGGGATCATCCTTCCTCAAATTGTGGCACCCATGATGGTGTTCATCATGAAGAATTTCTTTGACACCATCCCCAAAGAGCTTGAGGAGGCCGCCCGCATTGACGGAGCCGGGCGCATGCGGATTTTCATGACCATCATCGTGCCGTTGTCCCGGCCCATCCTGATGGCCGTGTCGATCTTTGTGTTCATCGGGGCGTGGAATAACTTCCTGTGGCCGTTCATCGTCACCAACAATCCGGATCTGCTGACTCTGCCGGTGGGCCTGGCCACCGTCAAGAATGCGTACGGCGTCCAGTACGCGCAGTCGATGGCCAGTGCTATTCTGGCGGCGCTGCCACTGATGGTCGTGTTTGCGTTGTTCCAGCGTCAGATCGTCAAGGGCTTTGCCACCTCGGGCATGGGCGGGCAATAA
- a CDS encoding carbohydrate ABC transporter permease: MNTVLTELAPSAAPPITQKTPAKVRKGSGFWFVVPFLIAFALFLLWPIVSGLWMSLTNQSLTGSGTGFTGLSNYAEALGDAAVWQSLWNTAVFTIATAAPLVVLSFVMAYLVYVGLPGQWLWRMSFFTPYLLPVSVVAALWQWMFQPGFGLINSILTQLGFAEIGFLDQQGVAMFSIVLVTIWWTVGFNFLLYLSALQNIPDHVFEAAQLDGAGPWRRLVSIIVPMVNKTTVMIVMLQILASLKVFEQIYLLTSGGPRGSTRSVLEYIYDVGFSGYRLGYASAISYLFFALIVVVAVVQLRIMNRKEH; encoded by the coding sequence GTGAACACCGTGCTAACCGAATTGGCGCCTTCTGCTGCGCCCCCCATCACACAAAAAACACCTGCCAAGGTTCGCAAAGGATCGGGTTTCTGGTTTGTTGTACCGTTCCTGATCGCTTTCGCCCTGTTCTTGTTGTGGCCGATCGTTTCAGGGCTGTGGATGAGCCTGACCAATCAGAGCCTGACAGGTTCCGGAACTGGTTTCACCGGCCTGTCCAACTATGCCGAGGCACTGGGCGACGCCGCAGTCTGGCAGTCATTGTGGAACACCGCCGTCTTTACCATCGCCACAGCCGCACCACTGGTCGTTTTGTCCTTCGTCATGGCGTACCTGGTTTACGTGGGTCTACCGGGACAGTGGCTGTGGCGCATGAGTTTTTTCACCCCTTACCTGCTGCCCGTATCCGTCGTCGCAGCGTTATGGCAGTGGATGTTCCAGCCCGGATTTGGGCTCATCAACAGCATTCTGACGCAGCTGGGTTTTGCCGAGATCGGCTTCCTTGATCAGCAGGGCGTGGCCATGTTCTCCATTGTCTTGGTGACCATTTGGTGGACCGTCGGCTTCAATTTCCTGCTGTACCTCTCGGCCCTCCAAAACATTCCCGACCATGTCTTTGAAGCGGCCCAGCTGGACGGTGCCGGGCCCTGGCGCCGTCTGGTGTCCATCATTGTCCCCATGGTCAATAAGACCACCGTCATGATCGTCATGTTGCAGATCCTGGCCTCGTTGAAGGTCTTCGAGCAGATCTACTTGCTGACCTCCGGCGGTCCGCGCGGAAGTACCCGATCGGTCCTTGAATACATTTACGACGTCGGATTCAGCGGGTACCGCTTGGGCTACGCCTCGGCGATCTCCTACCTCTTCTTCGCCCTGATCGTTGTTGTTGCCGTGGTTCAGCTGCGCATCATGAACCGGAAAGAACACTAA
- a CDS encoding extracellular solute-binding protein, with amino-acid sequence MKHDLPRASPEPEPATKRLSDNLPHSLSGATFSRRSVFRSFAVTAGFLALGGGLSACGGSSQAAEGSIQTWDLFSGSDGISMRSMIANFSNESAVNVRPVTLAWGSPYYTKLAMAASSGKAPDTAIMHLSRLAGFAPGGLLEPYDLELLAEFGVREEDFAPAVWKNCHYEGQLFAVPLDTHPFVVFYNKDIAEKAGVLDSSGAISSITSAEGMLEVGRKLAKVTGKQGISFGHVLDSAQPWRLFWGLYAQTGGGYTIEVGSPAVLDTAKAAEVLTFLTQMMDGKIALKNQTYAGGIADFTSGTTGLILSGAWEMPALKGAIPNLGAMPMPTMFGTPANYADSHSYVLPRQVSEDPQRRRTAHQFVAGLIKQGQKWAEAGHIPAFLPVQETPAYQNLHPQVDYAAAGTTPVFDPPVWFSGAGTDFQNQLSQTISACFQGTLDPPAAVSSMLEIINKMLSAPNPT; translated from the coding sequence ATGAAGCACGACCTCCCCAGGGCTAGCCCTGAGCCGGAGCCCGCAACGAAGCGGCTCTCCGACAATCTTCCCCACAGTCTTTCTGGCGCAACCTTCAGCCGCAGATCCGTCTTTCGGTCCTTTGCCGTCACCGCTGGCTTCCTCGCCCTCGGCGGCGGCCTGAGCGCATGCGGCGGAAGCAGCCAGGCCGCTGAAGGATCCATACAAACCTGGGATCTGTTCTCCGGATCCGACGGCATCAGCATGCGCAGCATGATCGCCAACTTCAGCAATGAAAGCGCTGTCAATGTCCGCCCCGTCACGCTGGCGTGGGGCTCCCCGTATTACACCAAGCTGGCCATGGCAGCATCGAGCGGCAAGGCACCCGACACCGCGATCATGCACCTCTCACGCTTGGCTGGGTTTGCTCCGGGCGGGCTGTTGGAACCCTACGATCTGGAGCTGTTGGCAGAATTTGGCGTGCGCGAGGAAGACTTCGCCCCCGCGGTCTGGAAGAACTGCCACTATGAGGGCCAGCTGTTCGCCGTCCCCCTAGACACCCACCCCTTCGTGGTTTTCTATAACAAGGACATTGCCGAGAAGGCAGGCGTGCTCGATAGCAGCGGCGCTATCAGTTCCATCACCTCTGCTGAAGGCATGCTGGAGGTTGGCCGGAAGCTTGCCAAGGTCACCGGCAAACAGGGAATTTCCTTCGGTCATGTGTTGGACAGCGCACAGCCTTGGCGACTGTTCTGGGGTTTGTATGCCCAAACGGGCGGTGGCTACACGATCGAGGTGGGCTCTCCGGCCGTCCTCGACACCGCCAAGGCCGCAGAAGTCCTGACGTTCCTGACGCAAATGATGGACGGAAAAATAGCGCTCAAGAACCAGACATATGCTGGCGGAATTGCCGACTTCACTTCCGGAACCACCGGTCTGATCCTGTCCGGGGCCTGGGAAATGCCTGCCCTAAAGGGCGCCATCCCCAACTTGGGCGCGATGCCGATGCCCACCATGTTCGGCACGCCGGCGAACTATGCCGATTCCCATTCCTACGTTTTGCCCCGCCAGGTCAGCGAAGATCCGCAACGTCGGCGAACGGCGCACCAGTTCGTTGCCGGCCTCATCAAGCAAGGCCAGAAGTGGGCCGAAGCTGGACACATTCCGGCATTCCTTCCGGTTCAGGAGACCCCGGCATATCAGAACCTGCATCCGCAGGTTGACTATGCTGCCGCCGGCACCACTCCGGTCTTTGACCCCCCAGTATGGTTCAGCGGCGCTGGCACCGATTTCCAGAACCAGCTCTCGCAAACCATCTCGGCTTGCTTCCAAGGCACACTGGATCCCCCAGCAGCTGTTTCCTCCATGCTGGAGATCATCAACAAGATGCTCTCTGCCCCGAACCCGACCTGA
- a CDS encoding LacI family DNA-binding transcriptional regulator: MEPAKAGQEPLVLAELAVRGVRMDGVVAAAKPKRVGVKEVASLAGVSWKTVSNVVNDRPHVRPAMREKVLAAIAELGYRPNLAGRQLRQGSSMTIVLAIPEITSPYFGKLAEHVITSAESRGYTVLIEAYGEETAREGRVLDGYQNRLIDGIIYSAQNVDPEAVKARTDPTPMVLLGERVLDSGLPHIAINNNRSARELVSHLASRGRTRLAFLGDRPGVGESAAGLRLAGFQDGLLENGLAFDERLVMGVQRYSRDEGEMAALRLLNSGLPFDAVVCGSDILSVGVLRAFRRRGIRVPQDVSIVGWDDIPEAEYGAPSLTSISPDIAALAEASLEQLLALIDGRELENVEMEIGYSLKVRESSF, from the coding sequence ATGGAGCCAGCGAAAGCAGGTCAAGAGCCGCTAGTTCTGGCGGAATTGGCCGTTCGTGGCGTCCGGATGGACGGCGTAGTCGCTGCGGCCAAACCAAAGCGCGTCGGGGTCAAGGAAGTTGCCAGTCTGGCAGGGGTGTCCTGGAAAACGGTCTCCAACGTTGTCAATGACAGGCCTCATGTGCGCCCTGCCATGCGCGAAAAGGTATTGGCCGCAATTGCCGAACTCGGGTACCGGCCCAATCTTGCCGGACGCCAGCTGCGTCAAGGATCTTCGATGACGATTGTGTTGGCGATCCCAGAAATTACCTCGCCCTACTTTGGGAAACTTGCTGAACACGTCATCACCAGTGCCGAATCACGCGGCTATACGGTGTTGATCGAAGCCTACGGAGAAGAGACGGCCAGAGAAGGGCGAGTGTTAGACGGCTATCAAAACCGGCTGATCGACGGCATCATATACAGCGCGCAAAACGTTGACCCAGAGGCCGTGAAGGCGCGGACCGACCCGACACCCATGGTGCTTTTGGGCGAGCGCGTCCTTGACTCCGGCCTGCCACACATTGCCATTAACAACAACCGTTCCGCCCGGGAGTTAGTGAGTCATCTAGCTTCGCGCGGCCGGACGCGGCTGGCGTTTCTGGGTGACCGTCCAGGCGTCGGAGAGAGCGCTGCAGGCCTGCGATTGGCGGGTTTCCAGGATGGATTGCTTGAAAATGGGCTCGCCTTCGATGAACGTCTGGTTATGGGTGTTCAACGGTATTCCCGTGACGAAGGCGAGATGGCGGCGTTGCGTCTGCTCAATTCCGGACTGCCGTTTGATGCCGTGGTCTGCGGCAGCGATATTCTCTCGGTGGGGGTGTTGCGGGCATTTAGGCGCCGTGGCATCCGGGTACCGCAAGACGTCTCAATCGTTGGCTGGGACGACATCCCCGAGGCTGAGTATGGGGCCCCGTCACTCACGAGCATCTCCCCGGACATTGCGGCCTTGGCGGAGGCGTCACTTGAGCAGCTGCTGGCTCTCATAGACGGCCGCGAGCTGGAGAACGTCGAGATGGAAATTGGCTACTCCCTGAAAGTCCGCGAATCTAGCTTTTAG
- a CDS encoding GAP family protein, whose protein sequence is MNDVIGSILPLSLGVALSPFPVIMIVLLLGSVRPRANGLAFLGGWVAGLAVIVAVLTFAIDLLDGTGSDPGPVAGVLRIILGVFLLVMAARKFTKRFVKNDAGPLPRWMASASSYSPGRSAVMGLTLSAANPKNFAITAAAGVAIGAAALEPGAEFWAMLAYIVLASLTVLVPVTAYLFAPRKVAVPLRAVMEWLQVNHSVMTGLLLVVFGFILIGNGIGSF, encoded by the coding sequence ATGAACGACGTCATAGGAAGTATCCTCCCTCTCAGCTTGGGCGTGGCTCTGAGCCCGTTTCCCGTCATCATGATTGTGCTACTTCTTGGATCGGTCCGCCCGCGCGCCAACGGCTTGGCGTTCCTGGGCGGCTGGGTGGCGGGGCTGGCGGTGATCGTCGCCGTCCTAACCTTCGCCATTGACCTCCTTGACGGCACCGGCTCCGACCCGGGCCCGGTGGCGGGTGTCCTGCGGATCATCCTCGGCGTCTTCCTGCTGGTCATGGCAGCACGGAAGTTCACCAAGCGCTTTGTGAAGAACGACGCCGGGCCCCTCCCCCGCTGGATGGCCTCCGCCAGCAGCTACTCACCAGGGCGGAGCGCGGTCATGGGGCTGACTCTCTCGGCCGCCAACCCCAAGAACTTTGCCATTACTGCCGCAGCGGGTGTCGCCATCGGTGCCGCTGCCCTGGAGCCGGGTGCCGAATTTTGGGCCATGCTCGCGTACATCGTGCTGGCCTCCTTGACGGTGCTGGTGCCCGTTACGGCCTACCTCTTTGCGCCGCGGAAGGTGGCTGTACCGCTGCGCGCCGTCATGGAGTGGCTGCAGGTGAACCATTCGGTCATGACCGGCCTGCTGCTCGTTGTGTTCGGGTTCATCCTGATCGGCAACGGAATCGGCAGCTTCTAG
- a CDS encoding diaminopimelate dehydrogenase, translating to MSATIRLGIAGYGNLGRGVEAAIAKNADMELVGIYTRRNPSELTPLNAGAQVFSMDDLDSHADQVDVLILCGGSKSDLPEQGPALAALFNTVDSFDTHARIPEYFAAVDAPAQANNKTALISAGWDPGMFSINRVYGEALLPDGDTYTFWGRGLSQGHSDAIRRVDGVAGGVQYTLPSQTAIDQVRSGSRPELTTRQKHTRECFVVLEDGASEDAVRAEIVGMPHYFDQYHTTVHVITAEELTRDHAAMPHGGFVIRSGNTTDGHSQVIEYSLALESNPEFTSSVLVAYARAVHRMNATGQFGAKTVFDVAPGLLSPKSAAELRKELL from the coding sequence ATGAGCGCGACAATTCGCCTTGGAATTGCAGGCTACGGAAACTTGGGCCGCGGAGTCGAGGCAGCCATTGCCAAGAACGCGGACATGGAGCTTGTGGGCATTTACACCCGCCGCAACCCCTCTGAGCTGACGCCACTCAATGCCGGAGCGCAAGTGTTCTCCATGGATGATCTGGATAGCCATGCAGATCAGGTTGACGTGCTCATCCTGTGCGGCGGCTCAAAGTCGGACCTGCCAGAGCAGGGCCCTGCATTGGCTGCACTGTTTAATACAGTGGACAGTTTCGACACTCACGCACGCATCCCGGAGTACTTCGCCGCCGTGGATGCGCCCGCGCAAGCCAACAACAAGACCGCGCTGATTTCCGCTGGTTGGGACCCTGGAATGTTCTCCATCAACCGTGTTTACGGCGAGGCGCTCCTGCCCGACGGCGACACCTACACGTTCTGGGGCCGCGGGCTGAGCCAGGGCCACTCGGACGCTATCCGTCGCGTGGATGGGGTTGCTGGCGGCGTGCAGTACACGCTGCCGTCCCAGACCGCCATTGATCAGGTCCGTAGCGGCTCGCGCCCCGAGCTGACCACACGCCAGAAGCACACGCGCGAGTGCTTCGTGGTGCTCGAAGACGGCGCTTCCGAGGATGCCGTGCGCGCCGAGATCGTGGGCATGCCGCACTACTTTGACCAGTACCACACCACCGTCCACGTCATTACAGCCGAGGAATTGACCCGCGATCACGCAGCCATGCCGCACGGCGGTTTTGTCATTCGCAGCGGGAACACCACGGACGGGCACTCTCAGGTCATCGAGTATTCCCTAGCGCTGGAGAGCAACCCGGAATTCACCTCCAGCGTGCTGGTGGCCTACGCCCGCGCCGTGCACCGCATGAACGCTACGGGCCAGTTCGGCGCCAAAACCGTGTTCGACGTGGCCCCCGGACTACTCTCCCCCAAGTCGGCTGCAGAGCTGCGCAAAGAACTGCTCTAA
- a CDS encoding dienelactone hydrolase family protein translates to MGTMIDFEAAGQAFQGYRSEPQGQARGAVLVIHEIWGLNPHTRDIADRFAAAGYLAVAPDLMGLAGLDAVLLAELGERRADPAAQAEVQPLIRAATAPMNSPEMAARTKAGVAVVFDYLNATSEGTDRTAVVGFCFGGTYAFSLAAAEPRLAAAVPFYGHANYSPEDLASISCPILAFYGANDTALMDALPDLTTKMQDANIDFRPTVFPEAGHAFFNDTNPTVYREGPALAAWSLTLEFLEQQLIRP, encoded by the coding sequence ATGGGAACAATGATTGATTTTGAGGCCGCGGGTCAAGCGTTTCAGGGGTACCGTTCGGAACCTCAGGGCCAGGCTCGGGGCGCGGTGCTAGTGATTCATGAGATTTGGGGGCTGAATCCGCACACGAGGGACATTGCGGACAGATTTGCCGCTGCTGGCTACCTCGCTGTGGCCCCGGATCTGATGGGCTTGGCGGGCCTAGACGCTGTGCTGCTAGCGGAATTGGGTGAACGCCGCGCGGATCCTGCGGCCCAGGCGGAGGTGCAGCCGCTCATCCGGGCTGCCACCGCACCCATGAATTCCCCGGAAATGGCTGCAAGGACGAAAGCAGGCGTTGCAGTTGTCTTTGACTATTTGAACGCAACATCAGAGGGCACGGACCGGACGGCCGTGGTGGGATTCTGTTTTGGCGGGACCTACGCATTCTCTTTGGCGGCGGCGGAGCCTCGACTCGCAGCGGCAGTCCCGTTCTATGGCCATGCCAATTACTCGCCCGAAGACCTCGCCAGCATAAGTTGCCCAATCCTAGCTTTCTACGGGGCGAACGACACCGCGCTCATGGATGCTCTGCCGGATCTCACCACCAAGATGCAGGATGCCAACATCGACTTCCGCCCCACGGTTTTCCCGGAGGCTGGACATGCCTTCTTCAATGACACCAATCCCACTGTTTACCGAGAAGGACCAGCACTCGCCGCCTGGAGTTTGACCTTAGAGTTCTTGGAACAGCAGCTCATTCGGCCTTAG